The proteins below are encoded in one region of Peptoniphilus sp. GNH:
- a CDS encoding septum formation initiator family protein → MQNNEYKIKKENKIKNRLILPISVLILIVAILSTIMYAHLTNLDRKIASQEAEISELKKNKLSLEGEVVGIKSSSEIAEEAMYKLGMVYPSDDQIIYIELDNAKESKDVNQNVFLSPVISVLKSYTKD, encoded by the coding sequence ATGCAAAACAACGAATACAAAATTAAAAAAGAAAATAAAATAAAAAACAGATTAATTTTACCGATATCAGTGCTAATATTAATTGTTGCAATACTATCGACTATAATGTATGCTCATCTTACGAATTTAGATAGAAAGATTGCGAGTCAAGAAGCTGAAATTTCAGAATTGAAAAAGAACAAATTATCCCTCGAGGGGGAAGTTGTCGGCATAAAAAGCTCAAGCGAGATTGCTGAGGAAGCCATGTATAAGCTTGGCATGGTCTATCCTAGCGATGATCAAATAATCTACATAGAGCTTGATAATGCAAAAGAATCAAAAGATGTCAATCAGAACGTTTTTCTAAGTCCTGTAATTTCAGTTTTAAAATCATATACTAAAGATTAG
- the rsmH gene encoding 16S rRNA (cytosine(1402)-N(4))-methyltransferase RsmH, producing MDFVHKPVLFDEVIENLNIRPSKIYLDGTLGGAGHSSEILRRLCGDGLLIGLDQDEKAIEVSRERLEKIGSNFKLFNTNYENFEAVLDGLGIDKLDGILLDLGVSSYQFDMKERGFSYRLDSRLDMRMDRKQEFSAWDIVNKYSEGEIARILLVYGEERWARRIANFIVKKREEKPIDTTFELVEIIKAAIPKKVRREGSHPAKKTFQALRIETNHELDVLKKSLGKMIDRLNPGGRICVISFHSLEDHLVKDIFKYYYLDCVCPPEIPVCICDKKREIEIISKNPILPSDEEILYNNRSRSAKLRVAEKL from the coding sequence ATGGATTTTGTTCACAAGCCAGTGCTATTTGATGAAGTAATTGAAAATTTAAATATAAGACCTTCAAAAATCTATCTGGATGGCACTCTGGGAGGAGCGGGTCATTCGAGTGAAATTCTAAGAAGGCTTTGTGGAGATGGGCTTTTAATAGGGCTTGATCAAGACGAAAAGGCGATAGAAGTTTCTCGGGAGAGGTTAGAAAAAATAGGAAGTAATTTTAAACTATTTAACACCAACTATGAAAACTTTGAAGCGGTTCTAGATGGACTGGGAATAGATAAGCTTGATGGGATTTTGCTAGACTTGGGAGTATCTTCTTATCAATTCGACATGAAGGAGAGAGGATTTTCTTATAGGCTAGATTCCAGATTGGATATGAGAATGGACAGAAAGCAGGAGTTTTCGGCTTGGGATATTGTAAATAAGTATTCTGAGGGTGAGATAGCGAGAATTTTGCTGGTCTATGGAGAAGAGAGATGGGCAAGGCGAATAGCTAATTTTATAGTTAAAAAAAGGGAAGAAAAACCAATAGATACGACTTTTGAATTGGTAGAGATAATAAAGGCTGCCATTCCAAAGAAGGTCAGAAGAGAGGGTTCACATCCTGCCAAGAAAACTTTTCAAGCTCTTAGAATAGAAACCAACCACGAACTTGATGTTTTAAAAAAATCCTTGGGCAAGATGATAGATAGATTAAATCCAGGTGGTAGGATTTGTGTCATAAGCTTTCATTCTCTGGAAGACCATTTGGTTAAAGATATCTTCAAATACTACTATTTGGATTGTGTTTGCCCGCCAGAGATACCTGTTTGCATTTGCGACAAGAAAAGAGAAATAGAAATAATAAGCAAAAACCCAATCTTGCCTAGTGATGAAGAGATTTTATACAACAATAGATCGAGAAGTGCCAAGTTGAGAGTGGCTGAAAAATTGTAG
- the mraZ gene encoding division/cell wall cluster transcriptional repressor MraZ codes for MFIGEYEHSLDNKGRVIVPAKFRDDLSETFVMTKGLDKCLFVYPMEEWKLIEEKLKALPMTNPMVRSFVRTFFAGASDASLDKQGRVLIPQKLRDHALIERDAVIIGVATRFEIWSKQEWEAYNSTEGLSYEELAQQLSELGI; via the coding sequence ATGTTTATTGGTGAATATGAACATTCTCTCGACAACAAGGGGAGAGTTATAGTACCTGCAAAATTCAGAGATGATCTATCCGAAACATTTGTCATGACTAAAGGTCTGGATAAATGTTTATTTGTCTACCCCATGGAAGAGTGGAAATTAATAGAAGAAAAGTTGAAGGCTCTTCCTATGACCAACCCCATGGTTAGAAGTTTCGTGAGGACTTTTTTTGCTGGAGCATCTGATGCCTCACTTGACAAGCAGGGCAGGGTCTTGATACCTCAGAAATTGAGAGACCATGCCTTAATAGAAAGGGACGCAGTTATAATCGGAGTTGCCACTAGATTTGAAATCTGGAGCAAGCAAGAGTGGGAGGCTTACAACTCGACAGAGGGTCTTTCTTATGAAGAGTTGGCTCAACAATTATCCGAACTTGGAATTTAG
- a CDS encoding BspA family leucine-rich repeat surface protein produces the protein MKKLRIGFFMFIALIFFFVCSCTENVSADDNPYNIKKYIGYATEGEYKKNAYVYWDNNRNAMVIKGSGEMASPGFPIQKLIDEITKKIYAQYGDEDIDYDSPRYHKLEEEANAFLNKVRAPGGLKLIIEDGVEFPEDSTMLFSGDSGTIYSEIIFPKDLSTSHVKSMIQMFFLQPYVNPDVSKWDVSNVEDFEQMFAYTGSANPDVSNWDTSKAKSMNGMFIMAKAANPDVSKWNTSSLTLPQYMFYGADSANPDLSHWDLRKSESIAYMLSMSSVRELDCRTWPLNLDRGNISNLFSYTPKLQYVYLPANHNFGPDEFLSADPIENAMSEDFKMQRDGEPSGAVIEGSHNSFLFKPTGLPTVYFVPQNIVTKSTWKDSNDKNGVRPKELKLTLLANKAKISGNIEKPKENPVKINLENNWTANYTGLDIFSNGSKIDYSILLDPIDDYVTEFKNYVPDLPEKERLKTRGIEIINTYMEIAEEKPFGTKPKCPENFVRVVVDTTDKASSDTYFKRAFWVTPNKEVKIPVSNPTGKMGWVFTSWKSENDGTVWKPDQAIKKQFKDKETLILAQYDKVWLGIKKVDVNKVDVNIHKAYIFGYPDKTLRPNNNLTRAEAAALAVRLTEFKADNTDKLFDDALANAWYNPYINLAYEKDMLQSDNNLIRPNDFITRAEFAKLISPLDKENSSQSDFTDIKGHRYEKEINQAFANKRICGYPDKTFRPDKFISRAEASKILNSLFKRSADRNFIDANPDKLKSYKDLDKNSWAYYDLQDAANSRKYKRSSDSSLDEIWLEILP, from the coding sequence ATGAAAAAACTAAGAATTGGATTTTTTATGTTTATCGCACTGATTTTCTTTTTTGTATGTTCGTGCACGGAAAATGTATCAGCGGATGACAATCCGTATAATATTAAAAAATATATTGGATATGCAACCGAGGGAGAATATAAGAAAAATGCCTATGTATATTGGGATAATAATAGAAATGCCATGGTCATAAAGGGGTCTGGCGAAATGGCTTCCCCAGGTTTTCCTATTCAAAAATTGATTGATGAGATAACTAAAAAAATTTATGCTCAATATGGAGATGAGGATATAGACTACGACTCCCCTCGTTATCATAAGCTTGAAGAAGAGGCCAACGCCTTTTTAAATAAGGTGAGAGCTCCGGGTGGATTGAAGCTTATAATAGAGGACGGTGTAGAGTTTCCAGAAGATTCGACCATGCTATTTTCTGGTGATAGTGGCACTATTTACAGTGAAATAATCTTTCCCAAAGACCTTTCTACTAGTCATGTCAAATCCATGATTCAAATGTTCTTTTTGCAGCCTTATGTAAATCCTGATGTATCTAAGTGGGATGTTTCAAATGTAGAAGACTTTGAGCAGATGTTTGCATATACAGGTTCAGCAAATCCCGATGTGTCTAATTGGGACACTTCTAAGGCAAAAAGCATGAACGGAATGTTTATTATGGCAAAAGCAGCCAACCCTGATGTTTCAAAATGGAATACTTCAAGTCTTACCCTGCCCCAATATATGTTTTATGGTGCAGATTCAGCTAATCCAGATTTATCCCATTGGGATCTTAGAAAATCCGAATCAATAGCATATATGCTGTCAATGTCGTCTGTTAGGGAGCTTGATTGTAGAACTTGGCCACTTAATCTAGATAGGGGTAATATATCTAATTTATTTTCTTACACTCCAAAACTTCAATATGTCTACTTGCCAGCTAATCATAATTTTGGTCCAGATGAGTTTTTAAGTGCTGATCCTATAGAAAATGCTATGAGTGAAGACTTTAAGATGCAAAGAGATGGCGAGCCGTCTGGAGCCGTCATTGAAGGCAGCCACAATTCTTTTTTGTTTAAACCCACAGGATTGCCTACGGTGTATTTCGTTCCTCAAAATATAGTTACAAAATCCACTTGGAAAGATTCCAATGACAAAAACGGTGTCAGACCAAAAGAATTGAAACTCACCCTCCTTGCAAATAAAGCGAAGATTTCTGGAAATATTGAAAAACCAAAAGAAAATCCCGTAAAGATAAATCTTGAGAATAATTGGACTGCTAATTATACTGGGCTTGATATATTTTCTAATGGCTCTAAAATCGATTATAGTATACTTCTAGATCCCATAGACGATTATGTAACTGAATTTAAAAATTATGTTCCTGATCTGCCCGAGAAGGAAAGACTTAAGACAAGAGGTATAGAGATTATAAATACCTATATGGAAATAGCTGAAGAAAAACCCTTTGGCACTAAGCCGAAATGCCCTGAAAATTTTGTAAGAGTTGTCGTGGATACGACAGATAAGGCCTCATCTGATACTTATTTCAAGCGCGCCTTTTGGGTTACTCCAAATAAGGAAGTTAAAATACCTGTTTCAAATCCAACTGGAAAAATGGGCTGGGTCTTTACTTCCTGGAAAAGTGAAAATGACGGAACTGTTTGGAAGCCTGACCAAGCTATTAAAAAGCAGTTCAAAGATAAAGAGACTCTCATCTTGGCTCAATACGATAAGGTCTGGTTGGGCATCAAAAAAGTCGATGTGAATAAAGTCGATGTGAATATTCACAAGGCCTATATTTTTGGCTACCCCGATAAGACCCTAAGACCTAATAACAATCTTACAAGAGCCGAAGCTGCTGCTTTGGCAGTAAGACTTACTGAGTTTAAGGCTGATAATACGGATAAACTTTTTGATGATGCTCTAGCTAATGCTTGGTACAATCCCTATATAAATTTGGCATATGAAAAGGATATGTTACAGTCAGACAACAATCTCATAAGACCCAATGACTTCATAACAAGGGCAGAGTTTGCCAAACTGATTTCTCCTTTAGATAAGGAAAATTCTTCCCAATCAGATTTTACAGATATAAAGGGTCATAGATATGAGAAAGAGATAAATCAAGCTTTTGCCAACAAAAGAATCTGCGGCTATCCAGATAAGACATTTAGACCCGATAAATTTATAAGTAGAGCTGAAGCTTCAAAAATTTTAAATAGCTTATTTAAAAGATCTGCTGATCGTAATTTTATAGATGCCAACCCAGATAAATTAAAATCTTATAAAGATTTAGATAAAAATAGTTGGGCCTACTACGATCTGCAAGATGCTGCAAACTCTCGCAAATACAAGAGAAGCTCCGACTCCTCTCTTGATGAAATATGGCTTGAAATCTTGCCGTAA